The Chitinophaga parva genomic sequence CGGTACCATTGCTCCAGTTGCATCATGGCAAAATCCACCCGCATAGGGTCCCATTCATAACCATACTTTGCAAGGAAGGCTTCATTCATCGCCGCAAACAGCAGCCAGTTGGAAAAAGCTGGTTTAAACCGGCGGGTGGTTTTAATAGAAGCTACCAGCCTTTGCCTGGATATGGTATCCAAGTGCTCCCACAGCCAGGGAGCTCTTACAAATGCAAATGCCAGGAAGGATGCATCCACCAGTTGCTGGCCTGCGAGGTCAAAGCGCATGAAGTCCCTGGAAGCCGTGTCCAGTGCATGTTGCAGGCCTTCCAATACCCATTGTCTGTATTGCTCCCGCAGTTGTATTTCCCCCGGTGTTCCACCTTCCAGTTGTAACCACGGCGCCATACCACTCAGGGTGCGGCCCAGGACCTCCAGGTAAGCTACTTTTTGCCGGCTTTCTTTATTGTCGATATGTACGGAAACCGCCGTGGGCATATTGATGCGCAGGCTGTCATGTGCCAGGCTCCTGATCACAGGCCTTGCCATCCTATCCATCTGTGCCAGCCAGTATTGCCGGTCTTCCCATCCGTTCGTTGGTGTGCGCACCACCGGATGTTTGTTTTTTTGCTGGCCGGATAGCTGGCTGCCGGCAAAGAGCATGCAAACAAGCCATATGTATGTAAACCGCATCATCGCAATGTGTTTAAGTTTCATCAATCCTGCACTACTGGTTGGTTTAACCTGGCAGCAGTGTTACCTGCTGCCAAGTTACAACATCAATGGTATCCCTCGTCCTGTTTGAGGGTGGCGTCTTTATTCAGGAGGAAAATGGTCGTTTGGGGTGGCGCGGCGGCGTTGGTATGGCCGGGCATTTCCCTGCATTGTTTGCGGACGCAGGGACGTCCATTTTTGAACACTGTGCGCGATTCCTGATCTTTAAACGGCTGGCAATTACAGGCTTAACCATTGGCATTAAGTTTGGCGCCCGCTAAAGATCAATCCCATCCCCATGCTAAAAAGCTATCTCCGTATGGCGTTCCGGCAGTTTCGCAAGAACAAGGTGTCCACCCTTATTAATATTGTGGGATTATCTGTTGGCATCAGTGCTGCGCTGATCATCTGCATGATCGTGCAATATGATTACAGCTTTGATAAATACGAACCAGGCAATGACCGCATTTTCCGCCTGGTGAGCGAAGGCGATGGGTGGAAGAGCCAGGGCGTGCCGGTGCCCATTGCAGCGGGTATGGCGGGCAGGGTGAGTGGTATTGAAAACATGGCGCCTATATTTGACTTCAATAATGACAACCTGAAAGTGACCATCCCCAGGGGCAGCAGCCAGCCGGATGGGACGTTTAAAAAGCAAGAGCAGGTAGTCTTTGCGGATGCTAATTATTTTTCCATATTTCCCCATACCTGGCTGGCGGGCAATGCCGCTACCGCGCTCCGGCAGCCTTACACGACCGTGCTGGCCGAAAGCCGTGCCAGGACCTATTTCCCGGGCCTGCCGCTGGATCAGCTGATCGGGAAAACAGTCGTGTTCTCTGATACCATTATGACCACTATTTCCGGTATCGTGGCAGACCAGGTACATAACAGCGACTTTACGTACGCCACTTTTATTTCCCTGCCCACACTGTATAGCGACCGGCTCCGGAACGCTTACCAGGCAGGGGAGTGGAATAGTGTCAACTCGGTAAACCAGGTAATGGTAAAACTGGCTTCGGCCGGGCAGGCAGCCATCGTGGAAAAACAGGTCAATGGTATTTTCAAAGAACACATTACCGGGGACGGGGATACGAAGACAATACACCGGCTTCAACCCTTGTCCGACGTGCATTTTAACCCCGACTTTGAAGGGCCGGTCAACCGTACTACATTGCGGAACCTGGCGCTGCTGGCCGTATTCCTGCTGATATTAGGTGCGATTAATTTCATCAATCTCTCTACAGCCCAGGCGTCCGCCCGTGCAAAGGAAGTGGGCATCCGCAAAACGCTGGGCAGCCTCAAAATGCAGCTGGTAGGGCAGTTCCTGACAGAAACGTGCCTGCTGACATTTTTCACCACATTGGTTTCGGTGGCGTTGATGCCCCTGTTGTTACAGGCATTTGGCGGGTTTGTGCCAAAGGGATTGGATGCGGCATTCCTGCTGAAAGAGCCGCTGCTCTGGGTGTTCCTCCTGCTGTTGGTTATCGTGGTGAGCCTGGTGGCGGGCATTTATCCAGCCTGGGTGCTCACCCGCATGCAGCCGGTGGCAGTATTGAAGAATGTGGTGGTAAGCGGCACTACGCGAAGTGCCTTGCTGCGCAGGATCCTGATCGTAACGCAGTTCGTGATTGCACAGGTGTTCCTCATCGGCGTACTGGTAGTGGACAAACAGCTGCAATATGCGGTGAACAAGGACATGGGCTTCCGCAAAGACGCGATCATTACTTTCTATGTGCCGATCGATTTTGCCAACCCGAATAACAAAAAATTTGTACTGAAAAAAGAGATCAGCAAGTTGGCAGGTATTACATCCCTGAGCCTGGGCAATCTATCGCCTGCTATCAATGGTTCAATGACCACAGAGGTGGATTACCGGGAAGGTGGAAAGAACATGAATATCAAAGTGGCATCGCGCAGTGGGGACACCTCTTTCCTGCAGGTATATGGTATTCCCCTGGTGGCCGGCCGCAACATCCTTAATTCTGATACCGCCGCGGAGTTCCTGATCAATGAATCACTGGCGCGCAGGATGGGCTTCCAACGCCCGGCGGATGCGGTAGGGCATGTGTTACTGTTTGCCAATAAAAACCTGCCGGTAGTAGGCGTGATGCGCGATTTTAACCAGGCCTCCGTGCGCGCCGAAGTGGCACCCCTGGTGTATTTTGCGGCGCCCAAATATGGTTATGTAATGCACATCGCCTTGTTCCCGGATCCCGCGGGGTGGAACAGCACCATAGAACATATAAAGCATGCCTGGGAAGGCATATATCCCGATGTGGATTTTGAATATAGTTTCCTGGATAAACAGATAGAGAAATTTTACAAACAGGACCGGCAATTGTCTATGCTGCTTACCTGGTCTGCCGGTGTGGCGATGCTGATCAGCTGCCTGGGTATCCTGGGGCTCGTGATCTTTGTAACGAATACACGGGTAAAAGAAATCGGTGTGCGGAAAGTGCTCGGGGCCACGGTGACGCAGATCATCGTGCTGCTGTCGGTTGATTTTGCCCGGCTGCTGTTGCTGGCGTTCGTGATTGCCGTACCGCTGGCAT encodes the following:
- a CDS encoding DUF2264 domain-containing protein, whose product is MMRFTYIWLVCMLFAGSQLSGQQKNKHPVVRTPTNGWEDRQYWLAQMDRMARPVIRSLAHDSLRINMPTAVSVHIDNKESRQKVAYLEVLGRTLSGMAPWLQLEGGTPGEIQLREQYRQWVLEGLQHALDTASRDFMRFDLAGQQLVDASFLAFAFVRAPWLWEHLDTISRQRLVASIKTTRRFKPAFSNWLLFAAMNEAFLAKYGYEWDPMRVDFAMMQLEQWYRGDGMYSDGPGFAFDYYNSYVIHPYLAAISELMATKTNAYRDLAPKIYKRNERYAVILERLINTDGTYPALGRSIIYRAAAFHHLADMAWRHKLPAQLPPAGVRCALTAVIRKTLESATTYTKNGWLTIGLYGSQPGLGDSYNNSGSPYLCMSVFLPLGLPPEDVFWSAPPAKWSAQQIWSGEDFPNDHSVP
- a CDS encoding ABC transporter permease: MLKSYLRMAFRQFRKNKVSTLINIVGLSVGISAALIICMIVQYDYSFDKYEPGNDRIFRLVSEGDGWKSQGVPVPIAAGMAGRVSGIENMAPIFDFNNDNLKVTIPRGSSQPDGTFKKQEQVVFADANYFSIFPHTWLAGNAATALRQPYTTVLAESRARTYFPGLPLDQLIGKTVVFSDTIMTTISGIVADQVHNSDFTYATFISLPTLYSDRLRNAYQAGEWNSVNSVNQVMVKLASAGQAAIVEKQVNGIFKEHITGDGDTKTIHRLQPLSDVHFNPDFEGPVNRTTLRNLALLAVFLLILGAINFINLSTAQASARAKEVGIRKTLGSLKMQLVGQFLTETCLLTFFTTLVSVALMPLLLQAFGGFVPKGLDAAFLLKEPLLWVFLLLLVIVVSLVAGIYPAWVLTRMQPVAVLKNVVVSGTTRSALLRRILIVTQFVIAQVFLIGVLVVDKQLQYAVNKDMGFRKDAIITFYVPIDFANPNNKKFVLKKEISKLAGITSLSLGNLSPAINGSMTTEVDYREGGKNMNIKVASRSGDTSFLQVYGIPLVAGRNILNSDTAAEFLINESLARRMGFQRPADAVGHVLLFANKNLPVVGVMRDFNQASVRAEVAPLVYFAAPKYGYVMHIALFPDPAGWNSTIEHIKHAWEGIYPDVDFEYSFLDKQIEKFYKQDRQLSMLLTWSAGVAMLISCLGILGLVIFVTNTRVKEIGVRKVLGATVTQIIVLLSVDFARLLLLAFVIAVPLAWWQSGKWLQDFAYHTDLSWWLFVVSGMMMLLVALLIVGIRAGRAAMADPVKSLRTE